In the genome of Hemitrygon akajei unplaced genomic scaffold, sHemAka1.3 Scf000082, whole genome shotgun sequence, the window ggcctgaaggttgaTAAGACACcgcagagttcagaaagaggtagctgaagagattgtgaaggcattagagtcataaaacactacaacacaggaaaatgccattcggccagtctagtccgtgctaaagcattaatcttccgagttccaacaacttccacctggaccatagccctccatatgcttctcatccagtgacctaagcaaacttctcttaaagatgacaatcgtccctgccacttgctctggcagctcggtgcacactctccccgcctctgaatgaagaagttccccccttagttttctcttcaagtgatgagtaatgatctatcagaaatcactagattttggaacggttctggtggaccagaaatttgcaaatgtcactccactctttaagaagagagggggcacaagaaagaaaattatttgaCTGTTAGTCTGACCGtagtggtcaggaagatgttagagtgtACTAAGAGTGTgttttttgggtactgtaattggggaAACATGAtgagtaggccaaagtcagccggATTCTTTTgaggaaatcttgactgacaaatctcttggaatactttgcggaaataacaggcaagatagataaagcagaggcagtgtatgttgtttcctcggattttcagatgatcttcaacaaggtaccccatgcaaggctgattgagaaagtaaggaggcatgggatccaagggcacattgctttgtgcatccagaactggcttgctcacagaagacaaagagtggttgtagactggtcatattctgcatggaggtcggtgaccagtggtctgcctcagggatcggttctgggacccctacccttcgtgacttttataaatgacctggatgaggaagtggaggtatgggttagtaaatatgctgatgacacaaaggttgggttagGTTGCAGGGGGATATTGATAGtctgcaaacctgggctgagaagtggcaaatggagttcaacccaaagaagtgtgatgtggttcattttcttcggtcaaatatgatcgaatatagtattaatggtaagcctcttggcagtgtggaggaacaaagggaccttggggacggagtccataggagactcaaagctgctatgtaggttgactctgtggttaagaagccatactgtgcattggccttaatcaacTGCAGGCTTGAATTTAAAAGCCGaggtgtaatgttgcagctatataggactttggtcagaccccacttggagtactgtgctcagttctggtcgccaaactacaggaaggatgtggaagccatggaaagggtgctgaggagattaacGATGATGTTGTTtggataggggagcatgccttttgagaataggttgagtgaactcagtcttttctccttggagtgttggaggatgagaggtgacctgatggaggtgtacaagaaaatgagagacattgatcgtgtggatagttagaggctttttcccagggctgaaattgctagcacgagCGGGAATAGtttgaagatgcttggaagtaggtacagaggagatgtcaggggtaagttttttacacagagagtggtgagtgcttggaatgggctgccggcaatggtggtggaggcggacacgatagggtcttttaagagactcctggataggtacacggagctgagtaaaatagagaactgtaggtaacccttggcatttctagagcaaggacatgttcggcatcgctttgtgagccaaagggcctgtaacgtgctgcaggttttctatgtttctaaggtgctgcacgtgaggctgctgaacaggatcacagctcatggaattacaggaaagaaacttgtactgacaagggagaaagagtcagaataatgtgggcaattctgttttgctgtcggtaactaatgctgttctgcaggggtcagtattgagaccgcatcgtttcatgttaaatctgaatgatacggatgacggaattgataccttggtgacgaacattgcagttgatacaaagataggtaggggacaggtagtttagagcaaagcgggagtctgcagaaggacttggataggtCTGCAGAATGCCAGCAAAGTAGCAGTTGAAATACAGTGTATGCAAGTCATGTACATTTGGTAGAAGTAATTGGGTGTAgaaaaataaatgggagaaacttGAAAAAATTAGAGGAGCATAAGTGCTTGTGAGTCCTTGAGCAAGAGgccctaaaggtttgcttgcagatggagttgattaaggatgacaactgcaatgttagcaatataagagcaaggatgcgatactatagctttataacgcattgggcagatcactgttggtgtatggtgagcaGATTCCGACCTGTACTTACGACTTATTATCTGAGCAAAGGATGTGCTCGTATTGGAGTGGGTCCGGAGAAGTTTcaaggaatgattccaggaagaccaagagtggatgacCTCGATGAGGAAgtacgtgggaagggattcactcagtcatccaacccacagaaatttatcaataaccactgctgctgatttccacacacaaataaatcaaaagggatatgcccaatcaaatcgataattaatcgatcaatagcccccaaacaacacggcacagccggacacataacaggggactttacatctcacaacactggattcagtaatGAAACCCGTGATAAATGTTGTTGTCCCTCTGAAATCATAAGAAACACACATTAAGGTGCATTTAAATGCGAGCGCATCCCACAGGTGACATCACACAGACCCCCCTCGTGCCTGACGTCACGCATAGGCTTCCCACACCGCGATCTGCCCTTACGTGCACAGCGTCTTACGTCATCCATGCGCTGCTGAGCTCGGGCTTTATCAGTTTAATAGCTGGGCTAATAATCGCGTGACcagccctcccccaccgctgtcaacagaggattcaggagctgcgctattcccattggtgcaaagcgatgtcaatcacttgTTACCACCAGTCGCAGAGGTGGACAAGTCCAGAGGGCGTTATCCCCGCTGAGTTCGCCTCCCGCTCCGGCCTCAAACTCCACATCACAGCGGAGTAAATGTCcattttttgatttatttccatttccctccaagggAAGTTGGGGCTTTTGTGAAGCGTCttctgcggccggagtctgatgtgtcgccgagaggtaggaggagaccgctcggcccgtcggtatGATGCTAGTTccctggggagggagaggagggattttattgaaaggaaaacgatggtgtgagagggggcggacaggatgtttgtcccggtggaaatctgtggaaatgtctgagcccacgatggtggcgagcagagggattcacattGGGGGGGAATCACCGGCAGACAGTTGACCTGCAAGTGGGGCCAATAACAGGGgtaggaggtgagtggttggggcaacacggggctacagaagatggacattttttgcacagaggattaacaaagtggttagagagtatttgttatagagagtgcaatgaagtttCAATAGACTGATCCCTGAAATGGTTGGGTCATCATataaagaaaaatcaaatgtgataaccctttcatttagagaatcgaggacggagaggtgaacacattgaaatgcacatcaTTACCGTTTGaaacagggatcccagtctctgaaaaagggggtggttGCCTATATTTTATAATAAAACCCCTATTGGTTTACCTTTACCTCCTCTCCCAGATTTATGGTTGCCCTGGTCCTTCACACCCCCTTACCTGCTTAAGATTCAGCCCAGTAGCAACAGTCAGCAATTCATTCTTTTTGGCTTTTTCTGATGCCTCAGGGGTTGGCACTTCCAGAAATTTATAAatgtccattgctgctgatttccacactcaaataaatcaaaagggatttccccaatcaaatAGATAATTCATCGATCAATAGCCcacaaatttgttcatatcccagacgcacGCCCCAAATTTTTTACGAACcataatgctttagaaacaaaccagcagcaatagactacacctggggtctggttttgatgttaaatctatctttattagaatctacttgtaatcttgcaacttaaacaagataaacagaagttaacagtgttaagtttataaatgtgtgtaaatgtaactcccaaactattgagcttgggggaatcaaggcttggagtcttgagatggttaagtatgaaagttcagttcaaccacagaataggtgatgagagagagatttgtaatccagggtaaatggcgAGAGCATGCAAATatgtagaattccacaggttctacggtggtaaaacgagagaacagtctctgtagattttatccatcattgttccaaatccacatacaaattctcaccgaaagtgacttgtcagaaggtgtatcgtcttcaagtgaactaccacaccacagccaggtaagggttaacacataagggGTCTCCACAGGATacaccaaatcagatccactcctatggatcaaacaaggtgacaaccacacattcgatgtacggtgaatcgataattaacccacacttgtgggcaaaggaaagttccaaacagtgacccttggcctctagttccctggtttcgattcttccatttttcctccttcgtctccgtctgactctgagtgtctgtgtcctcggttaaaactaaacaagctgcgagcgatgtaaacaagctgcaagtcagacacatttgccttcttaatctcactctctgtcttaaaatgacagtccacagcaaacgaaacctagggattcataacaatggccactccccattgtgagctgacaggtgtgccagtaggtgggatgactgagtgaatcccttcccacagacttgagcaggtgaacggcctctctctagtgtgaactcgctggtgtctccgtAGGGTGGAAGTGTCAGTGAATCctatcccacagtctaagcaggtgaacggcctctccccagtgtgaactcgcagatgactctggaggtgggatgactgagtgaatcccttcccacagactgagcaggtgaatggcctctccccagtgtgaactcgctggtgactctgtagggtggaagtgTCAGTGAATCctatcccacagtctaagcaggtgaacggcctctccccagtgtgaactcgctgatgattctgtaggttggatgactgagtgaatcccttcccacagactgagcaggtgaatggcctctccccagtgtgaactcgctggtgtctctgtaggtgggatgacagtatgaatcccttcccacattctgagcatgtgaatggcttctccccagtgtgaactcgctgatgtaccagtaggttggatgactgagtgaagcccttcccacagtctgagcaggtgaatggcctctccccagtgtgaattcgctgatgtaccagtaggctggatgactgagtgaatcccttcccacattctgagcaggtgaacggcttctccccagtgtgaactcgctgatgactctgtaggtgggatgacagtatgaatcccttcccacattctgagcatgtgaatggcttctccccagtgtgaactcgctgatgtaccagtaggttggatgactgagtgaagcccttcccacagtctgagcaggtgaatggcctctccccagtgtgaactcgctgatgtaccagtaggttagatgactgagtgaatcccttcccacattctgagcaggtgaacggcatctcctcactgtgaactcgctgatgactcagtaggttggatgactgagtgaagcccttcccacagtctgagcaggtgaatggcctctccccactgtgaactcgctgatgtaccagtaggttggatgaccgggtgaatcccttcccacagactgagcaggtgaatggcttctccccagtgtgaactcgctgatgaatctgtagggtggatgactgagtgaatctcttcccacagactgagcaggtgaatggcttctccccagtgtgaacttgctggtgattctgtaggttagctaaccgagtgaatcctttcccacagactgagcaggtgaatggcctctccccagtgtgaactcgctgatgttccagtagggtggatgactgagtgaatcccttcccgcagactgtgcaggtgaatggctgccccctggtgtgaacacgttggtgtgccattaggtcagatgaccgagagaatcgcttccccgaaattcagcagatgaccagcctctgcccagtgtagtgtgatctgactggtgtgtccacaggtgggaagacagaTTGAATCCtttttcacacacagaacagatgaatggccttgcccagtgtgatcttgctgatgtaccttcagttgaaatgaccgagtgaatccattcccactgtctgagcaggtgaacggcctttctcctgtgtaaaatgccgGGCTTGCTAGTTGTTcaaatgaccaagtgaatccctccccacagtctgagcaggaaggatggtcgattgaatccctcgctccacttcttaaatatccagacagagacaacaattttgagattcctggagacgaattccttctcatttttaacctgtaaaagatttacaaaatccatcaatggatgtaggacaacatttcaaatgagattacttgagttgccaaggtttgatttggtatcgcactgttacagtgaggttaaaccgaagttggaagagaaatcatctcctgactgggcagagtgctggtatctgaaaTGACCATCAATCCCCATATGtgtttcaagttccaactccttaaagtgcagggttacaagctacagctggatgcatttcttgtaagtgagggcatcagggacactacaggtctccccatcttccctccaataccccctctaatttgtaataaccagtgtgtacataagtcttgcactgtgcattttttttacccagtgacaagatgtgcacagtgattttttttaatagagaggtattcattttcacagcgagcaaatcactgtcaacaggaactttgatctcctctgggttcgatccagttcatctgcacactcacacaacgtatgtagcaggcctgtaatgagtgatgaaggattttctcaccaaagtttttgcatattgtccatatgtggtttactTGCTAAgttacgctttaaaaagtcagatttccaaatatcacttcacttcttcccacttgcaaattctccagcaacttttggaACACCAGAATACACACAAgtatcaccagtttctgtattcccctgaagcctcccccaatgactgacagtggtgagctcagtgatggcaatgccaatgaatatgaagggaagggcagtagtctgtctcattggagtctggcacatgtgtaatgtgaaagctacttgctgcccagggcaaaggtgtttgatatcattatgtactcagagagaatgggacaaaacatgctctcacgggtagaaaagtccagaacaagaggaggtagaacaagcaacagacacaaaatgctggaggaactcagcaggccgggcagcatctatggaaaagagtacttaTGCTGAATTTCGccggcattttgtgagtgtgttgcttggatttccagcatcttcagattttctcctaTTAGTGATTGGagatagaacaaaggtgattttatcaactggtgatgtaaaagattttgttccctttctctcagttcctaatccttgcctttattatagctggagctcagctctgtcagaaagatccatcggttcccattcactctgcagccggaagctccccaaggcccgtgtacggatcgtggtgCTGAGAGACAGGGACGATAGCAGGACGCCCCAGGATTGTTGGCCACGGTGACCAGATTTCACAGGAATTGTTGTGAATTcagtgtttaagataaaaacacggAGAATCGTTCTTACCTGCATccgacattttcaaggccttctgtgtactgcgcgcatgcgtgatactcgggGACGTCCTCAGCCTGACGCCGGCGCATTTCATCGGCACTTCAGCACCAGCAaaattcttaacgcatggccctatgggtaatcacggtgccattaaccatttctgcaagcaccggttcaatgtccatacctcattttttttataGTGTGTATAGAAAAAATTTGTAGCTGTTtcaacgcagaaagcggctcccataaacaatatactcaatatcaacgtgtatctaatgccaaagtaaaatgcagttataaaacacaggagattctgcagttgctggaaatagagacacacacacacagaacgctggaggaactctgcaattcagagagcaactaagaAGCGGTGTATACAggctaggcatgctgaagggggTTGGCCTAAACATTGTCTTTTTATtgctctccacatttgctgcgtgaaattaaccacctttttttcggtgaaccagtttccaaatatttctgatctttcttttgtagccacatcctgctggtctgattcctcctcctcctggtaaactgcagaccccatctctctctggagccccaaagccctgactcaggctggcaacactttggtttctgattccgctccatcgaagattcactcgctagtctgctgtcagactttagatgcgcattgtgttacgagaccgcagTTTGgcttactgtgagtgtcgctttaagtgcctgagtgaggcggggctgtgacgtcaaaaacaaggagagagaaagagagagaacgtcaaaaccacagtgagctcatcgtcttattcaccctagagaaaatcatgcaggtgtataagatgatgagaggcattggtcgtgtggatagccagaggctttttcccagggctgaaacggctaacacgagggagaataggtttaagctgcttggaagtaggtacagaggagatgtcagagataacTTTTTTAagcagagtggtgtgtgtgtggaatgaattgccagcgacgttggtagaggcggatacaatagggtcttttaagagactctcagataggtacgtggagcttaggaaaatgggtggctatgtggtagagtaattctaagcagtttctagagtaagataCATGGGCGGCACAGCAAAGTGGGACAAagcatctgtaatgtgttgtgcatttataagtttccatgaaattcacaggaaatctcctatcccacggagtggtgactagttgcaacctgtcatctcagggagagtgagaggggaacggcagggagagattttgatatactgatatggaacagaaacatgggcaggaaccagatgggctgagtggcctttctattgtacattgtgagtgtggtagaaacagtaagtacctgagacacgggatttgatacagaactgatttatcgttcacagatccacaatattaaatgccagtctagtttaaggctaacatcggtagaacagactcctccaatgttcactgaccagggttcagtcctgggtgcgatgagcagccgcaagaactgcagaatctgacagtaacagtccctcatgaacctgcagctgccttcagtcaccgtgatggttaaacatttaacacagagctgatttgaacttcctccct includes:
- the LOC140722643 gene encoding uncharacterized protein translates to MAHQRVHTRGQPFTCTVCGKGFTQSSTLLEHQRVHTGERPFTCSVCGKGFTRLANLQNHQQVHTGEKPFTCSVCGKRFTQSSTLQIHQRVHTGEKPFTCSVCGKGFTRSSNLLVHQRVHSGERPFTCSDCGKGFTQSSNLLSHQRVHSEEMPFTCSECGKGFTQSSNLLVHQRVHTGERPFTCSDCGKGFTQSSNLLVHQRVHTGEKPFTCSECGKGFILSSHLQSHQRVHTGEKPFTCSECGKGFTQSSSLLVHQRIHTGERPFTCSDCGKGFTQSSNLLVHQRVHTGEKPFTCSECGKGFILSSHLQRHQRVHTGERPFTCSVCGKGFTQSSNLQNHQRVHTGERPFTCLDCGIGFTDTSTLQSHQRVHTGERPFTCSVCGKGFTQSSHLQSHLRVHTGERPFTCLDCGIGFTDTSTLRRHQRVHTRERPFTCSSLWEGIHSVIPPTGTPVSSQWGVAIVMNP